TCCTCCTCACCTGTCAAATCGAAGTCCTCAGGATCTGGAGGCATTGGCGGGTGAATCTTGATCCAGTCCGAATCCTGAATAACTGGGTAGCCAGCTGCCTGGAGCTCCTTCACCTTTTTCTTTTTCTCTTCATTGTAGGTGTATCCGTGAAGCAGAAGTACTTCCGGCTCATTCTCAACCAGGTATTTGATCCGTTTCTCAAGGTGGATCGCTTCCTTCTGATCAAGGCATTCCTTCTTCAGGCACCGGCCGGTTCCGGCATCAGGGAAGAGCAGGGTATCCGATGCAGTGTTGAATGGACAGGTCGTGCAAGCGCCCATCGATGGGAGCAAGTCCGGATCTGAAGTGTCGAATTTCACCTCTGCGAGATCACCCATGTACTGCCGGGTAATGGTCTGCCGCAGGTTGGCAACGGTTGGGCAATCCCAATAGGGTGTTTCAGTATTTCCGAATTCATCTTCCAGCAGATCCTTCTGGTATTCCGCTGACACCTTGCAGATCTCCAGTGCGTGGCCAATGGTGATGATATCCTTTGCTAACAGGTCCCGGAATCCGTCGATCAGGTCAGCCAGTTTCATCCGGTGCCTGATGTATGATTCAGATTTCCCGAACCGGGCTGAGAGCGCCTTAACATCATATCCCCGATACTGGACCAGATTCAGGAAGGCATCGCTCTCCTCGATTGGCGATACATCCTTCCTCTGCAGGTTCTCTGTGATCATCAGGTCCATGGTTTCATCATCGGTCAGATTCCGGATGATGGCAGGGATATCGGTCTGGCTGGCGAGGGTAGAAGCCTTGAACCGGCGCTCACCGCAGACCAGTTCGTAATAATCGCCATCCGGTCGGACTATGATGGGTTGCAGGACTCCGACCGATTTAATTGATTCTGCCAGTTCCTTGAGCTCCTCTTCGCGGATAGTTTTCCGCGGGTTTTTCGGGTTTGGAACAATCTGCCCGATGGGTAGATATGTGATGGTGTGATGCATGTTTTCTCCTGGTGTTTAGCTTTGAATTGTTGGTGTTGGGATTGATCAGAT
The sequence above is a segment of the Bacteroidota bacterium genome. Coding sequences within it:
- a CDS encoding ParB/RepB/Spo0J family partition protein; the encoded protein is MHHTITYLPIGQIVPNPKNPRKTIREEELKELAESIKSVGVLQPIIVRPDGDYYELVCGERRFKASTLASQTDIPAIIRNLTDDETMDLMITENLQRKDVSPIEESDAFLNLVQYRGYDVKALSARFGKSESYIRHRMKLADLIDGFRDLLAKDIITIGHALEICKVSAEYQKDLLEDEFGNTETPYWDCPTVANLRQTITRQYMGDLAEVKFDTSDPDLLPSMGACTTCPFNTASDTLLFPDAGTGRCLKKECLDQKEAIHLEKRIKYLVENEPEVLLLHGYTYNEEKKKKVKELQAAGYPVIQDSDWIKIHPPMPPDPEDFDLTGEEDRERFEWEKREYESNLAEYHEDIKSPGARRFLDVFDAEEGFCRPSLAKKKAATAPATNSTDPTFARKESIRQEIVSLEDQFIRNGELQDQKVFEAVEEALKSSDYKYDQNLIFSSAERDALALIMLKDVAGGYMNDGLTEEIFGAKERYISNHRYYEVIGSLTEAQRAKITRAFILHHLVENHSGPDVSGSKSETKMLFQLVESTIPDLGYSDLRKAVEDKYRKRNQTISEKLATLRDELKALEEKPAGKGKKKVVAA